The region CTCTAAATTCTCGTTTCGTTATACGTTCTGTTCTGCGTGCCTTTCATCGTTCAGCGTTGCGTTCTACTAATCCGACTTGACCGCAAGGCCTGCCCTAACATCCAAATTGTCCACAGTCCTCAGACATAGCTTTTCATATGTGTTCCTTCGCTTAATGGGATATATCTAATGAATTGTCTTTCTTTCTCGATTTTACAGATGCTCAGgatcagcaccagcagcgggGCAACCAGATTGCCTAATACCAGCCTATACTGGAAGTTATGCTGCGCACTCAGAGCACTGATGGCATTTTGGGTGAACTCATACTGACTGAAAATCATCTTTAATTTAATctctacacacacacgcacaccacgGATTGGTTTCATTTGGAATTTGGATAATGTGTAGACCTACGTAGGATACATGCTCAATATTCTATCAGAAGGGAAAGGACAGATAGCCACGACATCCATACATACCTAAACAGTTCAGTTATgtagatatatacatacatacactctCAATCATCCACTCCTAAACTCGCGAGTCATATACTTTTTAATTGGTTCATTTTACCTGTAAACGATAATTTACGTAGTCGTAGATAGACCTAGTTCTGGTATTTTAGTctaaagaaaaattaaaatggaaaaaaaatacaaaataaaacaagcaAACACTTCATGCGATTTCGAGGATGTTCTCCATTAGGCGGCCACTGTCTCCTCTCCAATCAAGACCGAAACTGTTGTAAATAGTTCAAGAACCCTATCCTATTAAGTGGCAGAAGCACCGAACCGCACGGATTATCTCAGGCAACGTATGGAACGCATGGAGTGTCGATTGTTgcgatatttatatataataagCTACACATTTAGAGTATAATATATGAATACATTTGATTTGTAAATATTGATACGAATTGGGCCATTGTATAAGTGCATAGTCTCTATAGATAATCAATCTAATCGTAATtctgtaattttattttaactatAACCTTAATCGTAATCTTAACTCTAGATAGATTTGTGTaacaaattgaatgaaatatCTGCACCCTCAACTATTACTGAATATTACAAGCTAACTATTTAAACAAATGGAAGAAATCCTTTTAGCTACAGAATTAATCTTCGGGGATCATATATGTTTTTGATGTTAACTCTTAGTCCAATGTTAGCCACTTCAAACTGAAATAGAAAGCGACAAAAAGACTGCAAATAATCAAAATCGATATTCGTCTTAGGAATAACCCAAAGATAGGGCAAACAAATATGTGACAAATATGATTTGACAATTGAGGACTACTGGGGCAATAAagaattttcaaaaaaataatacccAATGTACTTATTTCGTTTGACATTGACAACCCAGCCCCGCTGATAAGCGGACTAGTCTGCATCGGaccatatgtatatgttacatttaaaatatatacatatatgtattttatattcattGATAAGAAATACTTATATGCGAATCAGTGATCAGTTCAATGCGGAGCTGATGAAAGCAGAGCCAGGTGTCGACAGCGAATCTCCGGAAGAGTTAGCAGCGAAGGCAGCCGCCGACTATTGTCCGCCCGCCAAATGGGCTGCCATGGGCCTTCCATTTGGGAATGGTTACTTTATTCCCATGGATCCCAACAAAACTTATCCACTTCTTCACGATGGATGCTCGTCTCCGTATGTATTTGTAGTCTTTTCTATAGCACcgaattgattttttttaattttttttttttagttaatttAACCAATGGATCAGCGAAGAATATATGAAGAAATATAAACGAAGCAACTCCTGCAATATATACAAGGGATGAGAGCTTTCATAAATATAGCACTACTTTTAATTGTTATAAACTGTACTGGTGACATCagcgtacatatgtacttgttTGCGTCGCTTGCACTCGTAACTCTCGGCATTCCGGAATGTTTATACGATACCCAATTCAATAAAGAACTGAAATCCTTCCCATACAATTTCGTCAATTTATAGCTTATAAGAGAAGTGAGTGACACTTAAATGCGAGAATCTGGCGGCAGTGGATGATTGGATGGGAAAAGAATTCTCGAGCACAAACAATCTTGACCATCGGAAACCAAGCGACCAAAACATTCTTCTCCACTTTAAACCATTAAAGATTCTAACTTTTGAGTATCAGGCACCAGACGGCATATGTTACAAGCCCAAGACAAGGACCATAGTAAGATGAGTAACGcccataaatttcaattgttATATGCAGCAAGGTTCTTTGAAGGCACCCCGCTGGCACAAATTAGAGATCGCCCAAATCTAAAAATAGAATACGTTTTCGTGTGTGAGTACGAGAGAACCTGCAAGTACGTAGTAGTTGCGAGCCACAAATCCACAAATCTTTatccaaaaatgtatttactGGAGGGGACGAAAATCCTTTTGCACTACGTATCACGACTGCACACTATTTATATCAATTAATGTGCCATTCGTCTAAATGAGTAGGAACCAAACTTCTTGGGTACGAAGTTGCCGCCGTACCCATCCTCACTTCCTCGCAGAAATTGTTGCGTTATCGCACGGAAGCAGCAGCATGCAGCTTATAAGCCTATTACACGCTTCAGCATCCACCAATGAGTCGATGCTCTAATAAAAGGATATCTGCAGGAGTTGCACCCATCCGCTGTCCAGCGCACCCAACTTCTTGAGTACATGCTGTCGTATCATACATCATACAGCATCCACCCTATTTAGAACCCCCGATAGAATTAAAATTAAGTCAATTATACGCTTGGGCTTCCATTAATGCATCAATTTCGATATGGCCAATGGGAGTGCTGCTGaaacacatgcatatgtagGCCTGTCGCCAACAAAAGGATTAATGCATGAAATGCTTCGGCCCATCCTCGGCCCAGCGGCTGACGGGCCATCAGTTTCAGATTAGTCTTCGAGGTTTGAAGACGTGCAACGTTTGATCATCCTTTCGAGCACTTCTACGATATTCCCAGCTATTAATGAATcgaaataattaataataaaacgaGAGCACCATTAATATTGAATACATATTCCAAGTGCAAGTGAAACACGCATTCGAATCCATTCGTGAGATGGAGGGGTAAAACGGAGCCCAGAGACATAGACATACCAAAAGGTGCAAAAAGGTTGATTTCCAAGCGGCATTTAATCTATTGTAATCTATTTATAAAGAGCTTTCAAAGAGCCGTTACAcgacttacatatgtacatatatacataaatatatccTGCGGTACGACGACTCTCTTTTTATCCATCCAGACACGAACGTGCTTGCTCTCCTTCAAAGTTTGGTTGCTCTATTGCTCTTATAGTCTTCCAAAACTAGACGACAACGGACGCCTAACGGGCGgccggacggacagacaaacatacatatcgactcggctactgatgctgatcaagaatatatatacatacatatgtacatacatataatatgtatgtacttggAATACTGTTTTTGGTACCAGGGGGGTCATTTCCACACCCCCGCATTGCTCCTTGGAATAGGCCAGATCTAACCcaaaaaatcataaatattatgttaattacatatgtatgtacatatgtatgtatgagtggaaaattgtaattacatacataattatatatgtacatacatatgtatgtacatacatatacatattcatGCGGATTTTTGTTTGTAGATTTATCACACCAAACAAGAAGCAAGGAGCAGCAAGCccgttttattattttccccATTCCTCTTTCTCTCGTAAGAACTGCGCGCACTTGAAATGCACacatccatatgtatgtacatatgtacatatgtagacaTGGTTTTGTGTATTGCCATCGCGTTCAtatttcgctctctctctgtcttccTTTTCCTCTGTCTCTGATCGCTTGCgcagttttgttttgttcattCGCTCGTCGGTGGCAGAAGGGGGAAGTTGAAAACGCAGGAGCTCAGCGCCGTTAGACGACGCGATAAAGCGTGGAATAAGCAAAGCAAAACGGAAAGAAGCGCGGAAAACGCAACctcaacaaacaaacaactgtACATTTCGCGAAGCGTCTAGAGGAATTTTGTGTCAGCAAGTAAGTGGACATGTGGACCTTGGTTTATTTCAAGAAGCTTATGGTCAAAAAGTCAGTTTCAGCTGCAGAAAATGGACAAAGCATCATCACAGACGGAGGCGGACTTGACTGGCCTCCACTTGGGATGCCTGCTGTGCGAGAAATGTTTTGTCGGCATAGATGCGCTCCAGGAGCATCACCTGTCCCACTTTCCTTCGGTCAGCCCAAAGCCGATCCCCAAGACCCACACCTGTGACCTGTGTGGGCGCGCGCTGCACTCGCTGCAGGAGCTAAGGAAACACTACAAGGAATACCACGAGGCCCTTGTTAGCACGGAGTCGCGTACGGGCGAGTTTTTCGAGTGCGATCGTTGCGCCAAATACTTCGTCTTAAGGGACTACCTCAACCTCCACTTGAAGCTAAAGCATTCCGAGTGGGAGATCAAGAAACCAAATGATTCAGATCATGTCTTACAGAATCCCCAAAATCTAAATTATCCACCGTACTCCGCTTATATGAACGGGTAAGTTCAGTGATGGATCTTTCTTCGCCCACTAACACGACGTTTCGTATCTAGGACTCTGCGCACCGACTATTACGTGTAGGAACCTACTTCTCAAGATTGTTATTATGGaatattatttgaatttaaaaccTCTGTTATTGCTTATAAACAGGCCATATCGGCACTGAATGCTAAATTACTTTATTGACGATAGATGCAATAGGGCGCATAAAGCGTGCCTGCATTtcttataaaatataaagaaatgtTGTACGAAcagtataataataaaaacaatatatgtatgtacatacatatgaactatgtatattgtatgtatatagcaaACATCTGAATTAAATTCGTTAATTTCGAAAATTATCAGCAGTCCCATGGCACATGCTCCTGTTGAGCATCGTTGTTGATACGAAGTTAGATAAGAAGTTGCACAAGAGCAGCTCTCCCGAGGTAAACGTTTGTTccttttcaaataaaatttacCCCAGACACCCTGTATCGGCATATGTTATGTTCTCATTTCACTTTTCGCTGACATGCGCATTTTTAACCCCCAGCCGATGTCCCGGCCGATGTCTCCACCGCTGGTGGTGAGCCCACAGAGCGGCCATCTCCGTCGATTTTTGTCATCGCTTGCTGCAGCTCTTTCTTAAAATTTTCTCGTTGGCGTTCCGTTCCTCGTAGTCTTCGTTTTGGCCTCGCTGCGTTGACCTGCTGGCCCCCGGGCCCTGTCGTCTGTTCACTTTGCAACCAGCAAAAAATAAAGGTTATCGTTGAAACTACATATTCCCAGCAATTGGCCATAGCGAAGTGGAGCTGCCTAAAAATAGCTAATCACAGACAGACATTGAACAGTCCCGTCCCAGTGAATCGTCGTGCCTCACATGTTGtcggtgtatgtgtgtgcctgcgAGTGAAGTGGAAAtctgtttaaaaataaaacaacgcCGCGACGGAAAAACAGTGCCAAGTGACATCCATCAGCATCAACGATAACAAAGCCCCCAACTGCCTCTCCAGTGGACGCAATCGTCAGGTGAGAAGGGGCAGAGATTTAGTTAATCTTCAGGAGTCCTAGGGAGTTTGTTTCCAACTGTAAATACTCTCACGCTTCCGAGAGAGTCGGAACTCTCTCTCGtttgctctctcgctctcccgtTTTTTTTCCCGCCACGTTCAGTGTGACCAGACTGTCTGTCGGCTTCCCAgcctttaaaaatattttgttcgAGTGTATTTGCAATTACTTCAAGTTTTCAATCAACGGCAGGGGTGGTGGAGCGTCCAGGGGTGAGTGTACCTGCCTTATCTTACGCTCAGAATGACTGCTATTGCTGGAGTGCACTTTAGCCTTTTGAGGGTATGTCTTCCAGACCACTTGGCATGATTCCGCCAGGCTTGCCTGTAATTAGTGTAATTGCAGCATGGCTCGGCCGAACTTCCTTGGCAGTAACTGCAACAGTACACCCCCACATTGCAACGCCTCGATGCACAAAGGGAAATGCAGTCTGTATCCTTGAAATCTGCTGCTGCAATACGAACTGGCCCACGCGCTCACATGGATACATTTCGTCGTTGCATGGATACGCACGATATGTAGTTCAAGGTCATCTGGTGGCCAAGCATCGGCCTCCAAGCAACCCAAAAGCCCAGAGTTTGAGTGTAAGATCTCGCTCATTAGCGGCAATTGCCTGGGGAAAAGGGGACCCTTCTGCAAGTTGAAGGACATGCGGATCATGCGAATGTCGGGCCATCAACTTGAGACGCTTTTTCTGGCGTGGCACTAATATGCTCCCCCTCCTCCACTGCCTCTTTCGTGTGAGAATAACTGTAAACGTGGCACTAATGACCGGCTGGCATGCCACGGAAAAGCTACGTGGCCAGGCGACCCCATTACATGGGCAACGTGTTAGTGAACTCTGCCCACGGACCTGGCACTTCGCCAAGacacctccagctccagcaacaGGAAGCGCAGTCATTGAACACTTAATGGAATGCAGTTGGAACGGAAATAGGCGCCAACATTCTGGGCCACTGGGCCTCTCTTCCTACCCGCAGATGAAAGTGACCATAAATTTTCCGCTTGCATCAATCTCCTGGGCAAAAGCCAAGAGGGGGCAACCTACTTTGCCCTGCTTAATACCAGCTAATTGCATTTTACAGTTTGGGGGCAGCcaatagagagagaaagagagagagctccgCTTAGACAGAGTGTCGTCAGTTGGTCGCCATCGCCCCACCATCCTTGCCACCAACCAAGTTCAATGGAGCGCAAATTGTTGTTATGGCAACGAATAAGTATAGCAGCTCATTCGGCTGGCAACATTATCCAGTGTCTGGCGGCGTTCCCTGCGGCGGACGAATGACGTAAAAGAAGTCGTTGTGGGGGCGGTGCTATCCTTGGGGCTGGAATAATCATACAGCCTTCTCCCACCCCCACCCTGTAGACATGTTTATGCGCAAATTTTCAAAGTTTCCTGCGTTCTGTTAAAGCCAGCTATTGATTTTGTTAACTCAATTACAGTAACAGCGCAGCGCCGAAAGGATAGCCAAGGATAGTGGTAGTGCTTCGTAGGCCGTTGAGTAGCATGCTAGCTGCAGTTATGGCATCGGACATCAATTGGGATCCAGGTGAGTGGCGTGCCAAGGATTTCAGCCGAAGGCTGACTCAAACGTTCTCCTTTGTGCGCTTTCAGCTTTGTCTAAATTGTTTACCACGCTCAAGGAGTCAGAGAACCTCTCCAATGACCAGGAGATTGATTTTCTGAAAGCCCTGCTCGAATCCAAGGAGCTGAATGCTCTGGTCAATGTGCACACAAAGGTGGCCAAAGTGGGCCGGGATGAACGCCTGGCCCCAGTGCTCTCCACCTCTGCCCAGGTGCTGTACGAGGTGCTGGAGCAACTATCGCAGCGCTGCCATCTGAGCGAGGACTGCAAGGAGGCCTTCCACCTGCTGCAGGATGCCCATGTGCAGGTGAGTGTCTTCCAAACGGAGAGATCAGGATATGCATTGCTGACCCTTCCACTCGCTCTAGCATTTACTGTTTGCGCACGATGCCATCGCCCAAAAGGACTTTTATCCGCATCTGCCCGAGGCGCCCTTCGAGatggacgaggacgaggagacCATTAAGATCGTGCAGTTGGTGAAGAGCAACGAGCCCCTGGTAAGTGCCTCTGCCTACATCTctagcgctctctctctctctcattccgTCGCTCCATCCCAATCTGCATCTACTTTCGGCTACACTGTCCACCGATTGATCATTCTTCCAGGTCCTGTCGCTCATTGTGATCGTGACAGTGCTCTGTATTGTCTCTCATTCCCTACCATCCCTCCACCCCTGCCTCTGTCGACTATTCAGCCAACTGCTCCCCCTCTATGCGCCTCCATTCATGCATTCGTCGTATCATCGTATCCGTCCCATCCGCCGCATCTATTTCAATTCTTCTCCAAGCtaattaattttgtaaattttgcTTTCGACCAAAATCGAATACGATCGAATCGATATCtcatttaaaaacaaacaactaAAAAACATTTgctaaacaaaaattaaataaaaaaacacagaCAGGAGCACAGAGTGCGGAGCCAATTGTTGTAAGTAAAGTAAACGAATGTCCATAGCTGTAAAAAGTTCCACCATAAACTACAACAAAAGAAATCCCGTTCCAGCACCACTAAAAGATGGATACGATATGTGTATTCCCACAACGACATAGCAAACTgtacaaaacacacacatgcatacacaccGATGTACTCTTGTTGTTGGTTGTGTGCCGCCCCATTTGGTTGTTGTCGCACGTCCATCAGCCACAGCACACGAACACTCCCACATACACATAATACACACATCGGAAACagcactgtctctctctctctctcactcacacacacgcacacacacacgcacatgaGCTGACTTTTGATTGGCGGAATATTGAAATGCGTTTGCCTACTTTTAGGGGGCCACCATTAAGACGGACGAGGAGACCGGCAAAATAATCATAGCTCGAATCATGCACGGCGGCGCTGCCGATCGCTCTGGTCTGATACACGTCGGCGACGAGGTCATCGAGGTCAACAGCATTAATGTGGAGGGCAAGACACCTGGCGATGTGCTCACCATACTGGTTAGTGCCCAGCGATCCCATCGACCTGACTCCCACTACATTCTCTCTGTTTGCTAGCAAAACTCGGAGGGCACCATCACCTTTAAGCTGGTGCCCGCTGACGCCAAAGGCGCCCAGCGCGAGTCCAAGGTGCGGGTGAGGGCCCATTTCGACTACAATCCCGATGTGGATCCGTACATACCGTGCAAGGAGGCGGGCCTGGCCTTCCAGCGCGGCGATGTCCTCCACATTGTGGCCCAGGATGATGCCTACTGGTGGCAGGCACGCAGGGAGCACGAGCGCTCTGCCCGCGCTGGCCTCATCCCGAGTCGCGCACTGCAGGAGCGTCGCATCATCCACGAGCGTACGCAGCGGGATGGCAATGATTTGGACTCCAAGCGTAAGCATCCATCATACCAGCTGGTTCATGAATATGTCCCTGACTCGCCCCATGCCCAAGCCCAGACTGAAATTGATATACTTTCATGTCGCCTCTTAATCCGATCATCCGCAATCTGACTAACAATTGGCCGCCTCTCCTAACATCAACCATCAATCAGCCGGTTCATGCGCATCACTCTGCAACACCACCCCACCCGGCTCCCCCCGACTGcacacgagcagcagcagctcgtcgTGCCGCCAGCCCAAGACTAAAAAGATCA is a window of Drosophila pseudoobscura strain MV-25-SWS-2005 chromosome 3, UCI_Dpse_MV25, whole genome shotgun sequence DNA encoding:
- the LOC4805639 gene encoding uncharacterized zinc finger protein CG12744 is translated as MDKASSQTEADLTGLHLGCLLCEKCFVGIDALQEHHLSHFPSVSPKPIPKTHTCDLCGRALHSLQELRKHYKEYHEALVSTESRTGEFFECDRCAKYFVLRDYLNLHLKLKHSEWEIKKPNDSDHVLQNPQNLNYPPYSAYMNGTLRTDYYV
- the metro gene encoding MAGUK p55 subfamily member 7 isoform X1, with protein sequence MLAAVMASDINWDPALSKLFTTLKESENLSNDQEIDFLKALLESKELNALVNVHTKVAKVGRDERLAPVLSTSAQVLYEVLEQLSQRCHLSEDCKEAFHLLQDAHVQHLLFAHDAIAQKDFYPHLPEAPFEMDEDEETIKIVQLVKSNEPLTGAQSAEPIVGATIKTDEETGKIIIARIMHGGAADRSGLIHVGDEVIEVNSINVEGKTPGDVLTILQNSEGTITFKLVPADAKGAQRESKVRVRAHFDYNPDVDPYIPCKEAGLAFQRGDVLHIVAQDDAYWWQARREHERSARAGLIPSRALQERRIIHERTQRDGNDLDSKPGSCASLCNTTPPGSPRLHTSSSSSSCRQPKTKKIMYDLTENDDFDREQIATYEEVAKLYPRPGIFRPVVLIGAPGVGRNELRRRLIARDPEKFRSPVPYTTRPMRTGEVAGREYIFVAREKMDADIEAGKFVEHGEYKGHLYGTSAESVKSIVNAGCVCVLSPHYQAIKTLRTAQLKPFLIHIKPPELDELKSTRTEARAKSTFDEANARSFTDEEFDDMVKSAERIDFLYGHFFDVEIVNGELINAFEQLVHNVQRLENEPLWAPSIWVQ
- the metro gene encoding MAGUK p55 subfamily member 7 isoform X2, whose amino-acid sequence is MLAAVMASDINWDPALSKLFTTLKESENLSNDQEIDFLKALLESKELNALVNVHTKVAKVGRDERLAPVLSTSAQVLYEVLEQLSQRCHLSEDCKEAFHLLQDAHVQHLLFAHDAIAQKDFYPHLPEAPFEMDEDEETIKIVQLVKSNEPLGATIKTDEETGKIIIARIMHGGAADRSGLIHVGDEVIEVNSINVEGKTPGDVLTILQNSEGTITFKLVPADAKGAQRESKVRVRAHFDYNPDVDPYIPCKEAGLAFQRGDVLHIVAQDDAYWWQARREHERSARAGLIPSRALQERRIIHERTQRDGNDLDSKPGSCASLCNTTPPGSPRLHTSSSSSSCRQPKTKKIMYDLTENDDFDREQIATYEEVAKLYPRPGIFRPVVLIGAPGVGRNELRRRLIARDPEKFRSPVPYTTRPMRTGEVAGREYIFVAREKMDADIEAGKFVEHGEYKGHLYGTSAESVKSIVNAGCVCVLSPHYQAIKTLRTAQLKPFLIHIKPPELDELKSTRTEARAKSTFDEANARSFTDEEFDDMVKSAERIDFLYGHFFDVEIVNGELINAFEQLVHNVQRLENEPLWAPSIWVQ
- the metro gene encoding MAGUK p55 subfamily member 7 isoform X3, translated to MLAAVMASDINWDPALSKLFTTLKESENLSNDQEIDFLKALLESKELNALVNVHTKVAKVGRDERLAPVLSTSAQVLYEVLEQLSQRCHLSEDCKEAFHLLQDAHVQHLLFAHDAIAQKDFYPHLPEAPFEMDEDEETIKIVQLVKSNEPLTGAQSAEPIVGATIKTDEETGKIIIARIMHGGAADRSGLIHVGDEVIEVNSINVEGKTPGDVLTILQNSEGTITFKLVPADAKGAQRESKVRVRAHFDYNPDVDPYIPCKEAGLAFQRGDVLHIVAQDDAYWWQARREHERSARAGLIPSRALQERRIIHERTQRDGNDLDSKQNDDFDREQIATYEEVAKLYPRPGIFRPVVLIGAPGVGRNELRRRLIARDPEKFRSPVPYTTRPMRTGEVAGREYIFVAREKMDADIEAGKFVEHGEYKGHLYGTSAESVKSIVNAGCVCVLSPHYQAIKTLRTAQLKPFLIHIKPPELDELKSTRTEARAKSTFDEANARSFTDEEFDDMVKSAERIDFLYGHFFDVEIVNGELINAFEQLVHNVQRLENEPLWAPSIWVQ
- the metro gene encoding MAGUK p55 subfamily member 7 isoform X4 — translated: MLAAVMASDINWDPALSKLFTTLKESENLSNDQEIDFLKALLESKELNALVNVHTKVAKVGRDERLAPVLSTSAQVLYEVLEQLSQRCHLSEDCKEAFHLLQDAHVQHLLFAHDAIAQKDFYPHLPEAPFEMDEDEETIKIVQLVKSNEPLGATIKTDEETGKIIIARIMHGGAADRSGLIHVGDEVIEVNSINVEGKTPGDVLTILQNSEGTITFKLVPADAKGAQRESKVRVRAHFDYNPDVDPYIPCKEAGLAFQRGDVLHIVAQDDAYWWQARREHERSARAGLIPSRALQERRIIHERTQRDGNDLDSKQNDDFDREQIATYEEVAKLYPRPGIFRPVVLIGAPGVGRNELRRRLIARDPEKFRSPVPYTTRPMRTGEVAGREYIFVAREKMDADIEAGKFVEHGEYKGHLYGTSAESVKSIVNAGCVCVLSPHYQAIKTLRTAQLKPFLIHIKPPELDELKSTRTEARAKSTFDEANARSFTDEEFDDMVKSAERIDFLYGHFFDVEIVNGELINAFEQLVHNVQRLENEPLWAPSIWVQ